A genomic segment from Pseudorca crassidens isolate mPseCra1 chromosome 4, mPseCra1.hap1, whole genome shotgun sequence encodes:
- the KLF3 gene encoding Krueppel-like factor 3, with the protein MLMFDPVPVKQEAMDPVSVSYPSNYMESMKPNKYGVIYSTPLSDKFFQTPEGLSHGMQMEPVDLTVNKRSSPPSAGNSPSSLKFQSLHRRASPGLSLPSSSPPGKKYSPPPPPGVQPFSVPLSMPPVMAAALSRHGIRSPGILPVIQPVVVQPVPFMYTSHLQQPLMVSLSDEMENSSSSMQVPVIESYEKPLLQKKIKIEPGIEPQRTDYYPEEMSPPLMNSVSPPQALLQENHPSVIVQPGKRPLPVESPDTQRKRRIHRCDYDGCNKVYTKSSHLKAHRRTHTGEKPYKCTWEGCTWKFARSDELTRHFRKHTGIKPFQCPDCDRSFSRSDHLALHRKRHMLV; encoded by the exons TCATACCCGTCTAATTACATGGAGTCGATGAAGCCCAACAAGTATGGCGTCATCTACTCCACACCGTTATCTGATAAGTTCTTCCAGACCCCAGAAGGCCTGTCGCATGGGATGCAGATGGAGCCGGTGGACCTCACCGTGAACAAGCGGAGCTCGCCGCCCTCTGCCGGGaactccccctcctccctgaagTTCCAGTCCTTGCACCGGAGAGCCTCGCCAGGGCTGAGCCTGCCCTCGTCCAGCCCACCGGGGAAGAAGtactcgccgccgccgccgcccggcgTGCAGCCCTTCAGCGTGCCGCTGTCCATGCCGCCTGTGATGGCTGCGGCCCTCTCCCGCCACGGCATCCGGAGTCCCGGCATCCTGCCCGTCATCCAGCCTGTTGTCGTGCAGCCCGTCCCCTTCATGTACACCAGCCACCTCCAGCAGCCGCTCATGGTCTCCCTGTCGGACGAGATGGAAAATTCCAGTAGTAGCATGCAAG tcCCTGTAATTGAATCATATGAGAAGCCtctattacagaaaaaaattaaaatagaacctGGGATCGAACCACAGAGGACAGATTATTATCCTGAAGAAATGTCACCCCCTTTAATGAACTCAGTGTCCCCCCCGCAAGCACTGTTACAAGA GAATCACCCTTCAGTCATCGTGCAGCCCGGGAAGAGACCTTTACCTGTGGAATCTCCAGACACCCAGAGGAAGCGGCGGATACACAGATGTGATTATGATGGATGCAACAAAGTATACACTAAAAGCTCTCACTTGAAAGCACACAGAAGAACACATACAG GAGAAAAACCCTACAAATGTACATGGGAAGGATGCACATGGAAATTCGCTCGGTCTGATGAACTCACGAGACATTTCCGAAAACATACTGGAATCAAACCCTTCCAGTGTCCAGACTGTGACCGCAGCTTCTCCCGCTCCGACCACCTTGCCCTCCATAGGAAACGCCACATGCTCGTTTGA